The following are from one region of the Dermacentor albipictus isolate Rhodes 1998 colony chromosome 5, USDA_Dalb.pri_finalv2, whole genome shotgun sequence genome:
- the Had1 gene encoding lambda-crystallin isoform X2: protein MLFAGAGYTVDLFDVDEKKVDEALCDIEAQLLNLEKKDLLRGTLTSKQQHQLIRKCSTLGECVKGAIHVQECVFENVELKQKVFLEMDKLVNDHTVLCSSTSCFPPSAFTKEMKHRSQAIVGHPVNPPYYVPLVEIVPAPWTSPDVAIRTRALMKEIGQKPVLLKKEVEGFVLNRIQYAILNECWRLIQDGVVDTADMDTVMSEGLGMRYAFLGPLETAHLNAAGMLEYAEKYAKGIVKVSKTFGPLPTYDGPTLAKVNAELLEKVPLKDLDKRRQWRDTKLAELAKLKKQP from the exons ATGCTATTCGCCGGTGCTGGTTACACCGTGGACCTCTTCGATGTAGACGAGAAGAAAGTGGACGAGGCACTTTGCGACATCGAGGCACAGCTACTTAACCTCGAAAAGAAGGACCTGCTACGCGGAACCCTTACCTCGAAGCAGCAGCACCAGCTAATCAGGAAGTGCTCTACCCTGGGCGAGTGCGTCAAAGGCGCCATTCATGTTCAG GAATGTGTCTTCGAAAATGTAGAACTCAAACAAAAGGTTTTTCTGGAAATGGACAAGCTAGTGAACGACCACACGGTACTTTGCAGCTCAACGAGTTGCTTTCCTCCATCAGCATTCACCAAAGAGATGAAGCACAGGAGCCAGGCCATTGTTGGCCATCCG GTGAATCCGCCTTACTATGTCCCACTGGTGGAAATAGTGCCGGCTCCCTGGACCAGCCCCGACGTTGCCATAAGGACTCGTGCCCTGATGAAGGAGATTGGCCAGAAGCCAGTGCTACTGAAGAAAGAAGTGGAAGGCTTCGTGCTCAACCGCATTCAATATGCCATTCTAAATGAATGCTGGAGACTCATTCAG GATGGTGTGGTTGACACGGCTGATATGGACACCGTGATGTCAGAAGGACTTGGCATGCGCTATGCATTCCTTGGACCCCTGGAGACTGCACACCTTAATGCTGCAG GGATGCTGGAGTATGCTGAGAAGTATGCAAAGGGCATCGTGAAAGTGTCCAAGACCTTTGGCCCACTGCCTACCTATGATGGCCCAACCCTCGCCAAAGTCAATGCGGAGCTACTGGAGAAAGTGCCCCTCAAGGACCTCGATAAGAGGCGGCAGTGGAGAGACACAAAGCTTGCCGAACTTGCTAAACTCAAGAAGCAGCCCTAA
- the Had1 gene encoding lambda-crystallin isoform X1, producing the protein MNKGKVGIIGSGLIGRSWAMLFAGAGYTVDLFDVDEKKVDEALCDIEAQLLNLEKKDLLRGTLTSKQQHQLIRKCSTLGECVKGAIHVQECVFENVELKQKVFLEMDKLVNDHTVLCSSTSCFPPSAFTKEMKHRSQAIVGHPVNPPYYVPLVEIVPAPWTSPDVAIRTRALMKEIGQKPVLLKKEVEGFVLNRIQYAILNECWRLIQDGVVDTADMDTVMSEGLGMRYAFLGPLETAHLNAAGMLEYAEKYAKGIVKVSKTFGPLPTYDGPTLAKVNAELLEKVPLKDLDKRRQWRDTKLAELAKLKKQP; encoded by the exons ATGAACAAGGGCAAAGTCGGCATTATCGGCAG CGGCCTAATCGGCCGAAGCTGGGCAATGCTATTCGCCGGTGCTGGTTACACCGTGGACCTCTTCGATGTAGACGAGAAGAAAGTGGACGAGGCACTTTGCGACATCGAGGCACAGCTACTTAACCTCGAAAAGAAGGACCTGCTACGCGGAACCCTTACCTCGAAGCAGCAGCACCAGCTAATCAGGAAGTGCTCTACCCTGGGCGAGTGCGTCAAAGGCGCCATTCATGTTCAG GAATGTGTCTTCGAAAATGTAGAACTCAAACAAAAGGTTTTTCTGGAAATGGACAAGCTAGTGAACGACCACACGGTACTTTGCAGCTCAACGAGTTGCTTTCCTCCATCAGCATTCACCAAAGAGATGAAGCACAGGAGCCAGGCCATTGTTGGCCATCCG GTGAATCCGCCTTACTATGTCCCACTGGTGGAAATAGTGCCGGCTCCCTGGACCAGCCCCGACGTTGCCATAAGGACTCGTGCCCTGATGAAGGAGATTGGCCAGAAGCCAGTGCTACTGAAGAAAGAAGTGGAAGGCTTCGTGCTCAACCGCATTCAATATGCCATTCTAAATGAATGCTGGAGACTCATTCAG GATGGTGTGGTTGACACGGCTGATATGGACACCGTGATGTCAGAAGGACTTGGCATGCGCTATGCATTCCTTGGACCCCTGGAGACTGCACACCTTAATGCTGCAG GGATGCTGGAGTATGCTGAGAAGTATGCAAAGGGCATCGTGAAAGTGTCCAAGACCTTTGGCCCACTGCCTACCTATGATGGCCCAACCCTCGCCAAAGTCAATGCGGAGCTACTGGAGAAAGTGCCCCTCAAGGACCTCGATAAGAGGCGGCAGTGGAGAGACACAAAGCTTGCCGAACTTGCTAAACTCAAGAAGCAGCCCTAA
- the RpL24 gene encoding large ribosomal subunit protein eL24: MKIGLCSFSGYKIYPGHGKRMVKTDGKTFHFLNAKCEASHMMKRNPRKVTWTVLYRRKHKKGIEEETTKRRTKRTAKFQRAIVGASLNDIMARRNMKPEVRKAQREQAIRAAKEKQRAQKAQKKSTATPLQKAAQKQKATKPVQVKAPRVGGKR, translated from the exons ATGAA GATCGGATTGTGCTCGTTCAGCGGGTATAAAATTTACCCTGGCCATGGGAAGCGGATGGTCAAGACCGATGGCAAA ACGTTTCACTTCCTGAACGCCAAATGCGAGGCGTCGCACATGATGAAGCGGAACCCGCGTAAGGTGACGTGGACTGTGCTCTACCGGCGCAAGCACAAGAAGGGCATCGAGGAGGAGACGACGAAGCGGCGCACCAAGCGCACGGCGAAGTTTCAGCGTGCTATCGTCGGCGCCAGCCTTAACGACATCATGGCTCGGCGGAACATGAAGCCCGAAGTGCGCAAGGCGCAGCGCGAGCAGGCCATCCG GGCGGCCAAGGAAAAGCAGAGGGCacagaaagcacaaaagaagTCTACTGCTACACCT CTCCAGAAGGCCGCCCAGAAGCAGAAAGCTACCAAGCCTGTGCAGGTGAAGGCACCCAGGGTTGGAGGCAAGCGCTAA